A stretch of the Candidatus Hydrogenedentota bacterium genome encodes the following:
- the rplF gene encoding 50S ribosomal protein L6 — MSRIGKLPVVIPDGVKATLQGTHLTVKGPKGSLERDLHPDMNVSVQDKEILVTRPSDKGIHRSLHGLTRALIQNMVTGVTQGFEKTLKIEGVGYRASMQGKALNLALGYSHPVLIEPPEGISFAAPEPTTIKVAGIDRELVGQTAADIRAWRKPEPYKGKGIRYEKEYVRRKEGKAGSK, encoded by the coding sequence GTGTCTCGCATAGGTAAATTGCCGGTGGTGATTCCCGACGGCGTGAAAGCGACCTTGCAGGGAACGCACTTGACGGTAAAAGGGCCGAAGGGATCGCTCGAACGGGATTTGCATCCCGACATGAACGTTTCGGTTCAAGACAAGGAAATCCTTGTGACGCGCCCGTCGGACAAGGGCATTCATCGTTCCCTGCACGGGTTGACGCGCGCGCTCATCCAGAACATGGTGACCGGTGTCACGCAGGGTTTCGAAAAAACCCTGAAAATCGAGGGCGTCGGTTATCGTGCCTCCATGCAGGGAAAGGCGCTCAACTTGGCGCTTGGCTACAGCCATCCGGTGCTGATCGAACCGCCGGAAGGCATTTCGTTCGCGGCGCCGGAACCGACCACCATCAAGGTCGCCGGCATTGATCGGGAACTGGTCGGCCAGACAGCCGCCGACATCCGTGCTTGGCGCAAGCCCGAACCCTACAAAGGCAAGGGCATCCGGTATGAAAAGGAATATGTGCGGCGCAAGGAAGGCAAGGCTGGATCGAAATAA
- the rplR gene encoding 50S ribosomal protein L18 — MAKTNRKQVLLKRRARRIRKHVSGTADRPRVSVFRSVKHIYAQIVDDEAGHTLAAASSVMLKIPGGNIEGAKAVGRALAEKAREKAITRVCFDRGGRLFHGRVKALADAAREAGLEF; from the coding sequence ATGGCAAAGACGAATCGCAAGCAAGTGCTGTTGAAACGGCGTGCGCGCCGAATTCGCAAGCATGTATCGGGCACGGCCGACCGGCCTCGCGTAAGCGTGTTCCGTTCGGTGAAACACATTTACGCCCAGATCGTTGACGACGAAGCGGGCCACACGCTGGCGGCCGCCTCGTCGGTGATGTTGAAGATCCCGGGCGGCAATATTGAAGGCGCCAAGGCGGTTGGCAGGGCTTTGGCGGAAAAAGCGCGCGAAAAGGCCATCACGCGGGTATGTTTCGACCGGGGCGGCCGCCTGTTTCATGGGCGCGTCAAGGCCTTGGCGGATGCGGCGCGCGAGGCAGGACTCGAATTCTAG